The following coding sequences are from one Diprion similis isolate iyDipSimi1 chromosome 9, iyDipSimi1.1, whole genome shotgun sequence window:
- the LOC124410516 gene encoding transcription elongation factor SPT5-like isoform X5 has protein sequence MISFAISYLRLRRNCYNNHHHHDHHHHHHHHHDSRFSSDQISLHILQQMRREFPTIMADVHYRVLKKKWSNLLQQYKNPVHGDKNKSDDISWPFYGAIDEVLGAGYGNRNDEDDVNPHEFLCLSVTPDESASPQDEQRADSETEESNSITALRRLRSINEDFSIEIERLPRVPIGRPRTSATRASLIAQELRRRNASEVLVSRLPPATELSIKTVSRSSSSSVPVLRVNNFSKVRSTNASSDVGRYLRSDDTLAVTKINGNHSVKDEDEDDDDDDDDEEEAEEAVEDVEGIELEEEIEEVEEDEPPQKRRKRRRHEESCHGHECSLEKCLSEFFEYTKRRDEENRLIMNRILTAVERIADK, from the exons ATGATCAGTTTTGCCATTTCGTACCTGAGACTGAGACgtaattgttataataatcaCCACCATCacgaccaccaccaccaccaccaccaccaccatgaCTCACGCTTTTCATCAGACCAAATTTCGTT ACACATACTCCAACAAATGAGGCGGGAATTTCCAACCATCATGGCTGACGTCCACTACCGTGTCCTCAAGAAGAAGTGGTCCAATCTTTTGCAACAATACAAA AACCCGGTACACGGCGACAAGAATAAATCAGACGACATATCGTGGCCGTTTTACGGTGCAATCGACGAGGTGCTTGGTGCAGGTTACGGAAATCGcaacgacgaggacgacgttAATCCGCATGAATTTCTATGCCTTTCGGTGACCCCAGACGAGTCGGCTTCACCGCAAGATGAGCAACGAGCAGACTCCGAAACCGAGGAATCGAACTCGATCACCGCTTTAAGACGGTTGCGAAGTATCAATGAAGacttttcaattgaaattgaacGGCTTCCCAGGGTTCCGATAGGCCGACCTAGAACTTCTGCAAC CAGAGCGTCACTGATCGCGCAAGAATTGAGGCGTCGGAATGCGAGCGAGGTTTTGGTCTCACGACTGCCACCAGCGACTGAACTGTCGATCAAAACTGTGAGCAGATCGTCATCGTCCTCGGTGCCAGTTCTCCgggtcaataatttttcaaaggtCAGAAGTACTAACGCGTCTTCCGATGTCGGACGATACTTGCGGAGCGACGACACCTTGGCGGTAACGAAAATAAACGGCAATCATTCCGtgaaagatgaagatgaagatgatgacgatgacgatgacgacgaggaggaggcGGAAGAGGCGGTTGAAGATGTCGAGGGTATAGAACTGGAAGAAGAAATAGAAGAGGTGGAAGAAGATGAGCCTCCTCAGAAACGAAGGAAGAGAAGGAGACACGAAGAATCATGCCACGGTCATGAATGCAGTTTAGAAAAATGTCTGAGCGAGTTTTTCGAGTACACGAAACGTCGTGATGAAGAAAATCGTCTGATCATGAACCGGATTCTTACCGCCGTTGAAAGAATAGCCGATAAATAG
- the LOC124410516 gene encoding transcription elongation factor SPT5-like isoform X2 — protein MISFAISYLRLRRNCYNNHHHHDHHHHHHHHHDSRFSSDQISLHILQQMRREFPTIMADVHYRVLKKKWSNLLQQYKELKNPVHGDKNKSDDISWPFYGAIDEVLGAGYGNRNDEDDVNPHEFLCLSVTPDESASPQDEQRADSETEESNSITALRRLRSINEDFSIEIERLPRVPIGRPRTSATRASLIAQELRRRNASEVLVSRLPPATELSIKTVSRSSSSSVPVLRVNNFSKVRSTNASSDVGRYLRSDDTLAVTKINGNHSVKDEDEDDDDDDDDEEEAEEAVEDVEGIELEEEIEEVEEDEPPQKRRKRRRHEESCHGHECSLEKCLSEFFEYTKRRDEENRLIMNRILTAVERIADK, from the exons ATGATCAGTTTTGCCATTTCGTACCTGAGACTGAGACgtaattgttataataatcaCCACCATCacgaccaccaccaccaccaccaccaccaccatgaCTCACGCTTTTCATCAGACCAAATTTCGTT ACACATACTCCAACAAATGAGGCGGGAATTTCCAACCATCATGGCTGACGTCCACTACCGTGTCCTCAAGAAGAAGTGGTCCAATCTTTTGCAACAATACAAA GAACTGAAGAACCCGGTACACGGCGACAAGAATAAATCAGACGACATATCGTGGCCGTTTTACGGTGCAATCGACGAGGTGCTTGGTGCAGGTTACGGAAATCGcaacgacgaggacgacgttAATCCGCATGAATTTCTATGCCTTTCGGTGACCCCAGACGAGTCGGCTTCACCGCAAGATGAGCAACGAGCAGACTCCGAAACCGAGGAATCGAACTCGATCACCGCTTTAAGACGGTTGCGAAGTATCAATGAAGacttttcaattgaaattgaacGGCTTCCCAGGGTTCCGATAGGCCGACCTAGAACTTCTGCAAC CAGAGCGTCACTGATCGCGCAAGAATTGAGGCGTCGGAATGCGAGCGAGGTTTTGGTCTCACGACTGCCACCAGCGACTGAACTGTCGATCAAAACTGTGAGCAGATCGTCATCGTCCTCGGTGCCAGTTCTCCgggtcaataatttttcaaaggtCAGAAGTACTAACGCGTCTTCCGATGTCGGACGATACTTGCGGAGCGACGACACCTTGGCGGTAACGAAAATAAACGGCAATCATTCCGtgaaagatgaagatgaagatgatgacgatgacgatgacgacgaggaggaggcGGAAGAGGCGGTTGAAGATGTCGAGGGTATAGAACTGGAAGAAGAAATAGAAGAGGTGGAAGAAGATGAGCCTCCTCAGAAACGAAGGAAGAGAAGGAGACACGAAGAATCATGCCACGGTCATGAATGCAGTTTAGAAAAATGTCTGAGCGAGTTTTTCGAGTACACGAAACGTCGTGATGAAGAAAATCGTCTGATCATGAACCGGATTCTTACCGCCGTTGAAAGAATAGCCGATAAATAG
- the LOC124410516 gene encoding transcription elongation factor SPT5-like isoform X4 — MISFAISYLRLRRNCYNNHHHHDHHHHHHHHHDSRFSSDQISLDGESDVTVYSAAEREREFIYRTEVFRSGGMGELKNPVHGDKNKSDDISWPFYGAIDEVLGAGYGNRNDEDDVNPHEFLCLSVTPDESASPQDEQRADSETEESNSITALRRLRSINEDFSIEIERLPRVPIGRPRTSATRASLIAQELRRRNASEVLVSRLPPATELSIKTVSRSSSSSVPVLRVNNFSKVRSTNASSDVGRYLRSDDTLAVTKINGNHSVKDEDEDDDDDDDDEEEAEEAVEDVEGIELEEEIEEVEEDEPPQKRRKRRRHEESCHGHECSLEKCLSEFFEYTKRRDEENRLIMNRILTAVERIADK, encoded by the exons ATGATCAGTTTTGCCATTTCGTACCTGAGACTGAGACgtaattgttataataatcaCCACCATCacgaccaccaccaccaccaccaccaccaccatgaCTCACGCTTTTCATCAGACCAAATTTCGTT GGACGGAGAATCTGACGTCACGGTTTATTCAGCTGCGGAAAGAGAACGGGAATTTATTTACCGGACGGAAGTATTCCGCTCAGGCGGGATGGGA GAACTGAAGAACCCGGTACACGGCGACAAGAATAAATCAGACGACATATCGTGGCCGTTTTACGGTGCAATCGACGAGGTGCTTGGTGCAGGTTACGGAAATCGcaacgacgaggacgacgttAATCCGCATGAATTTCTATGCCTTTCGGTGACCCCAGACGAGTCGGCTTCACCGCAAGATGAGCAACGAGCAGACTCCGAAACCGAGGAATCGAACTCGATCACCGCTTTAAGACGGTTGCGAAGTATCAATGAAGacttttcaattgaaattgaacGGCTTCCCAGGGTTCCGATAGGCCGACCTAGAACTTCTGCAAC CAGAGCGTCACTGATCGCGCAAGAATTGAGGCGTCGGAATGCGAGCGAGGTTTTGGTCTCACGACTGCCACCAGCGACTGAACTGTCGATCAAAACTGTGAGCAGATCGTCATCGTCCTCGGTGCCAGTTCTCCgggtcaataatttttcaaaggtCAGAAGTACTAACGCGTCTTCCGATGTCGGACGATACTTGCGGAGCGACGACACCTTGGCGGTAACGAAAATAAACGGCAATCATTCCGtgaaagatgaagatgaagatgatgacgatgacgatgacgacgaggaggaggcGGAAGAGGCGGTTGAAGATGTCGAGGGTATAGAACTGGAAGAAGAAATAGAAGAGGTGGAAGAAGATGAGCCTCCTCAGAAACGAAGGAAGAGAAGGAGACACGAAGAATCATGCCACGGTCATGAATGCAGTTTAGAAAAATGTCTGAGCGAGTTTTTCGAGTACACGAAACGTCGTGATGAAGAAAATCGTCTGATCATGAACCGGATTCTTACCGCCGTTGAAAGAATAGCCGATAAATAG
- the LOC124410516 gene encoding transcription elongation factor SPT5-like isoform X1 produces MTHAFHQTKFRWTENLTSRFIQLRKENGNLFTGRKYSAQAGWEHILQQMRREFPTIMADVHYRVLKKKWSNLLQQYKELKNPVHGDKNKSDDISWPFYGAIDEVLGAGYGNRNDEDDVNPHEFLCLSVTPDESASPQDEQRADSETEESNSITALRRLRSINEDFSIEIERLPRVPIGRPRTSATRASLIAQELRRRNASEVLVSRLPPATELSIKTVSRSSSSSVPVLRVNNFSKVRSTNASSDVGRYLRSDDTLAVTKINGNHSVKDEDEDDDDDDDDEEEAEEAVEDVEGIELEEEIEEVEEDEPPQKRRKRRRHEESCHGHECSLEKCLSEFFEYTKRRDEENRLIMNRILTAVERIADK; encoded by the exons atgaCTCACGCTTTTCATCAGACCAAATTTCGTT GGACGGAGAATCTGACGTCACGGTTTATTCAGCTGCGGAAAGAGAACGGGAATTTATTTACCGGACGGAAGTATTCCGCTCAGGCGGGATGGGA ACACATACTCCAACAAATGAGGCGGGAATTTCCAACCATCATGGCTGACGTCCACTACCGTGTCCTCAAGAAGAAGTGGTCCAATCTTTTGCAACAATACAAA GAACTGAAGAACCCGGTACACGGCGACAAGAATAAATCAGACGACATATCGTGGCCGTTTTACGGTGCAATCGACGAGGTGCTTGGTGCAGGTTACGGAAATCGcaacgacgaggacgacgttAATCCGCATGAATTTCTATGCCTTTCGGTGACCCCAGACGAGTCGGCTTCACCGCAAGATGAGCAACGAGCAGACTCCGAAACCGAGGAATCGAACTCGATCACCGCTTTAAGACGGTTGCGAAGTATCAATGAAGacttttcaattgaaattgaacGGCTTCCCAGGGTTCCGATAGGCCGACCTAGAACTTCTGCAAC CAGAGCGTCACTGATCGCGCAAGAATTGAGGCGTCGGAATGCGAGCGAGGTTTTGGTCTCACGACTGCCACCAGCGACTGAACTGTCGATCAAAACTGTGAGCAGATCGTCATCGTCCTCGGTGCCAGTTCTCCgggtcaataatttttcaaaggtCAGAAGTACTAACGCGTCTTCCGATGTCGGACGATACTTGCGGAGCGACGACACCTTGGCGGTAACGAAAATAAACGGCAATCATTCCGtgaaagatgaagatgaagatgatgacgatgacgatgacgacgaggaggaggcGGAAGAGGCGGTTGAAGATGTCGAGGGTATAGAACTGGAAGAAGAAATAGAAGAGGTGGAAGAAGATGAGCCTCCTCAGAAACGAAGGAAGAGAAGGAGACACGAAGAATCATGCCACGGTCATGAATGCAGTTTAGAAAAATGTCTGAGCGAGTTTTTCGAGTACACGAAACGTCGTGATGAAGAAAATCGTCTGATCATGAACCGGATTCTTACCGCCGTTGAAAGAATAGCCGATAAATAG
- the LOC124410516 gene encoding transcription elongation factor SPT5-like isoform X3 — protein sequence MTHAFHQTKFRWTENLTSRFIQLRKENGNLFTGRKYSAQAGWEHILQQMRREFPTIMADVHYRVLKKKWSNLLQQYKNPVHGDKNKSDDISWPFYGAIDEVLGAGYGNRNDEDDVNPHEFLCLSVTPDESASPQDEQRADSETEESNSITALRRLRSINEDFSIEIERLPRVPIGRPRTSATRASLIAQELRRRNASEVLVSRLPPATELSIKTVSRSSSSSVPVLRVNNFSKVRSTNASSDVGRYLRSDDTLAVTKINGNHSVKDEDEDDDDDDDDEEEAEEAVEDVEGIELEEEIEEVEEDEPPQKRRKRRRHEESCHGHECSLEKCLSEFFEYTKRRDEENRLIMNRILTAVERIADK from the exons atgaCTCACGCTTTTCATCAGACCAAATTTCGTT GGACGGAGAATCTGACGTCACGGTTTATTCAGCTGCGGAAAGAGAACGGGAATTTATTTACCGGACGGAAGTATTCCGCTCAGGCGGGATGGGA ACACATACTCCAACAAATGAGGCGGGAATTTCCAACCATCATGGCTGACGTCCACTACCGTGTCCTCAAGAAGAAGTGGTCCAATCTTTTGCAACAATACAAA AACCCGGTACACGGCGACAAGAATAAATCAGACGACATATCGTGGCCGTTTTACGGTGCAATCGACGAGGTGCTTGGTGCAGGTTACGGAAATCGcaacgacgaggacgacgttAATCCGCATGAATTTCTATGCCTTTCGGTGACCCCAGACGAGTCGGCTTCACCGCAAGATGAGCAACGAGCAGACTCCGAAACCGAGGAATCGAACTCGATCACCGCTTTAAGACGGTTGCGAAGTATCAATGAAGacttttcaattgaaattgaacGGCTTCCCAGGGTTCCGATAGGCCGACCTAGAACTTCTGCAAC CAGAGCGTCACTGATCGCGCAAGAATTGAGGCGTCGGAATGCGAGCGAGGTTTTGGTCTCACGACTGCCACCAGCGACTGAACTGTCGATCAAAACTGTGAGCAGATCGTCATCGTCCTCGGTGCCAGTTCTCCgggtcaataatttttcaaaggtCAGAAGTACTAACGCGTCTTCCGATGTCGGACGATACTTGCGGAGCGACGACACCTTGGCGGTAACGAAAATAAACGGCAATCATTCCGtgaaagatgaagatgaagatgatgacgatgacgatgacgacgaggaggaggcGGAAGAGGCGGTTGAAGATGTCGAGGGTATAGAACTGGAAGAAGAAATAGAAGAGGTGGAAGAAGATGAGCCTCCTCAGAAACGAAGGAAGAGAAGGAGACACGAAGAATCATGCCACGGTCATGAATGCAGTTTAGAAAAATGTCTGAGCGAGTTTTTCGAGTACACGAAACGTCGTGATGAAGAAAATCGTCTGATCATGAACCGGATTCTTACCGCCGTTGAAAGAATAGCCGATAAATAG